Proteins found in one Etheostoma spectabile isolate EspeVRDwgs_2016 chromosome 14, UIUC_Espe_1.0, whole genome shotgun sequence genomic segment:
- the rbbp4 gene encoding histone-binding protein RBBP4 isoform X1 — translation MADKEAGAFDDAVEERVINEEYKIWKKNTPFLYDLVMTHALEWPSLTAQWLPDVSRPEGKDYSVHRLVLGTHTSDEQNHLVIASVQLPNDDAQFEASHYDSEKGEFGGFGSVSGKIEIEIKINHEGEVNRARYMPQNPCIIATKTPTSEVLVFDYTKHPSKPDASGECHPDLRLRGHQKEGYGLSWNPNLSGSLLSASDDHTICLWDISAVPKEGKIVEAKTIFTGHTAVVEDVSWHLLHESLFGSVADDQKLMIWDTRSNNTSKPSHAVDAHTAEVNCLSFNPYSEFILASGSADKTVALWDLRNLKLKLHSFESHKDEIFQVQWSPHNETILASSGTDRRLNVWDLSKIGEEQSPEDAEDGPPELLFIHGGHTAKISDFSWNPNEPWVICSVSEDNIMQVWQMAENIYNDEDPEGSTDPEATA, via the exons CAGGAGCATTTGACGATGCGGTGGAGGAGAGGGTGATAAATGAGGAATACAAGATCTGGAAGAAAAACACTCCATTCCTCTATGACCTGGTTATGACCCATGCTTTAGAGTGGCCCAGCCTCACTGCTCAGTGGCTGCCTGACGTCTCCAG GCCAGAGGGGAAGGATTACAGTGTGCACCGGCTGGTGTTGGGCACCCACACGTCTGATGAGCAAAATCACCTGGTCATTGCCAGCGTTCAGCTACCCAACGATGACGCCCAGTTTGAAGCCTCACATTATGACAGTGAAAAAGGAG AGTTTGGAGGCTTCGGCTCAGTAAGCGGCAAGATCGAGATAGAAATCAAGATCAACCATGAAGGAGAAGTGAACCGGGCCCGctacatgccccagaaccccTGCATCATCGCCACCAAGACCCCCACCTCAGAAGTGCTGGTGTTTGACTACACCAAGCACCCTTCCAAGCcag ATGCCTCTGGAGAGTGTCACCCTGATCTGCGTCTCAGAGGCCATCAGAAAGAAGGCTATGGTCTATCCTGGAATCCAAATCTGTCCGGCTCTCTCCTTAGTGCGTCAGATGACCAT ACAATCTGTTTGTGGGACATAAGTGCTGTGCCAAAGGAGGGGAAGATAGTAGAGGCAAAAACGATTTTCACTGGCCACACTGCTGTGGTGGAGGACGTCTCCTGGCACTTGCTTCACGAGTCTCTCTTTGGATCCGTAGCAGATGACCAGAAGCTAATGAT ttgGGACACTCGTTCGAACAACACCTCCAAACCCAGCCATGCAGTAGACGCCCACACAGCAGAGGTCAACTGTTTGTCATTCAACCCTTACAGCGAGTTCATCCTTGCCTCTGGCTCTGCAGACAAG ACTGTGGCTCTTTGGGACTTGAGGAACTTGAAACTGAAGCTGCATTCTTTCGAGTCGCACAAGGATGAGATCTTCCAG GTCCAGTGGTCCCCTCATAATGAGACCATACTGGCATCCAGTGGAACAGACCGTCGCCTCAACGTCTGGGACCTCAG taaaaTTGGAGAAGAGCAGTCACCAGAAGATGCAGAGGATGGCCCCCCTGAGCTACTG TTTATCCATGGAGGCCACACAGCCAAGATCTCAGACTTCTCCTGGAACCCCAACGAGCCCTGGGTCATCTGCTCGGTGTCTGAAGACAACATTATGCAAGTCTGGCAAATG GCTGAGAACATCTACAATGACGAAGATCCAGAGGGTTCGACAGACCCTGAAGCCACAGCGTAA
- the rbbp4 gene encoding histone-binding protein RBBP4 isoform X2, protein MADKEGAFDDAVEERVINEEYKIWKKNTPFLYDLVMTHALEWPSLTAQWLPDVSRPEGKDYSVHRLVLGTHTSDEQNHLVIASVQLPNDDAQFEASHYDSEKGEFGGFGSVSGKIEIEIKINHEGEVNRARYMPQNPCIIATKTPTSEVLVFDYTKHPSKPDASGECHPDLRLRGHQKEGYGLSWNPNLSGSLLSASDDHTICLWDISAVPKEGKIVEAKTIFTGHTAVVEDVSWHLLHESLFGSVADDQKLMIWDTRSNNTSKPSHAVDAHTAEVNCLSFNPYSEFILASGSADKTVALWDLRNLKLKLHSFESHKDEIFQVQWSPHNETILASSGTDRRLNVWDLSKIGEEQSPEDAEDGPPELLFIHGGHTAKISDFSWNPNEPWVICSVSEDNIMQVWQMAENIYNDEDPEGSTDPEATA, encoded by the exons GAGCATTTGACGATGCGGTGGAGGAGAGGGTGATAAATGAGGAATACAAGATCTGGAAGAAAAACACTCCATTCCTCTATGACCTGGTTATGACCCATGCTTTAGAGTGGCCCAGCCTCACTGCTCAGTGGCTGCCTGACGTCTCCAG GCCAGAGGGGAAGGATTACAGTGTGCACCGGCTGGTGTTGGGCACCCACACGTCTGATGAGCAAAATCACCTGGTCATTGCCAGCGTTCAGCTACCCAACGATGACGCCCAGTTTGAAGCCTCACATTATGACAGTGAAAAAGGAG AGTTTGGAGGCTTCGGCTCAGTAAGCGGCAAGATCGAGATAGAAATCAAGATCAACCATGAAGGAGAAGTGAACCGGGCCCGctacatgccccagaaccccTGCATCATCGCCACCAAGACCCCCACCTCAGAAGTGCTGGTGTTTGACTACACCAAGCACCCTTCCAAGCcag ATGCCTCTGGAGAGTGTCACCCTGATCTGCGTCTCAGAGGCCATCAGAAAGAAGGCTATGGTCTATCCTGGAATCCAAATCTGTCCGGCTCTCTCCTTAGTGCGTCAGATGACCAT ACAATCTGTTTGTGGGACATAAGTGCTGTGCCAAAGGAGGGGAAGATAGTAGAGGCAAAAACGATTTTCACTGGCCACACTGCTGTGGTGGAGGACGTCTCCTGGCACTTGCTTCACGAGTCTCTCTTTGGATCCGTAGCAGATGACCAGAAGCTAATGAT ttgGGACACTCGTTCGAACAACACCTCCAAACCCAGCCATGCAGTAGACGCCCACACAGCAGAGGTCAACTGTTTGTCATTCAACCCTTACAGCGAGTTCATCCTTGCCTCTGGCTCTGCAGACAAG ACTGTGGCTCTTTGGGACTTGAGGAACTTGAAACTGAAGCTGCATTCTTTCGAGTCGCACAAGGATGAGATCTTCCAG GTCCAGTGGTCCCCTCATAATGAGACCATACTGGCATCCAGTGGAACAGACCGTCGCCTCAACGTCTGGGACCTCAG taaaaTTGGAGAAGAGCAGTCACCAGAAGATGCAGAGGATGGCCCCCCTGAGCTACTG TTTATCCATGGAGGCCACACAGCCAAGATCTCAGACTTCTCCTGGAACCCCAACGAGCCCTGGGTCATCTGCTCGGTGTCTGAAGACAACATTATGCAAGTCTGGCAAATG GCTGAGAACATCTACAATGACGAAGATCCAGAGGGTTCGACAGACCCTGAAGCCACAGCGTAA
- the sync gene encoding uncharacterized protein sync: MEDDNISSAGFEPLFIKEEDADPDRNLMEQRECNTAQSGLTFTGTQLNQSALIKPYLQEMDNLLKSCEELTGIPFGSHFSATYNETSLSESTHSHSKEEDAMESGGETSTSPQAYLSTSYIDIHMDGAGTENQPTQGHSQDLGPIITSHGVTTEASCQNEMPLTSAGNKLSDTMVEYEGQLLGMLAMLESCMEESGMDFEPQGWPTDASQEYVHISKTPHLYRGTTLVPLQQGQPMKMETQPMQLESWAGQHAGGEEAPRESRNKETLGSATNGSQQNPVLSCDNMGGFSMETVESKDQAGLDSEFRFPGPSMPLYSTENDHMYCEETKTRYTFMSTNEGANAKYDITKIETHNIELPAEETQELKMETSDLGFCMNELRALGSHMEECIEEVKRLEKRRKELLKEVLELRGNKDGEEAEGSNEEETEEQIDRKVAELMSALKREEEGRREERKKEIQRLREERAKEERMLWKVNLERQGLHEELRKLKRRLFAMARDCAHNQAAMNTQHREVEFLKREEEKLQSLVLQLTEEASQLRVAHQQQLLDLQAELHAQHSSHTSNTQDELTQCRRHSCGDIQQYLQGGLKALEDRYEPILLTLLKRREATATALVKAKEQAKELKAQLRPLKEEIQKLNLRRACLEEKLKLICLQRREDVGQYKETVYCLEDRSRELKTELKIQKRKTNEIEDLRDSLTKQLLIFRAAIKDQNCDNEKT; this comes from the exons ATGGAGGACGATAACATTTCATCTGCTGGGTTCGAGCCTCTCTTCATTAAGGAAGAGGATGCGGATCCAGACAGAAACTTAATGGAACAAAGAGAATGCAACACAGCACAATCTGGACTCACTTTCACAGGAACACAGCTGAATCAATCAGCTTTAATTAAGCCATACTTACAGGAGATGGATAACTTACTGAAAAGTTGTGAGGAGCTCACTGGTATCCCCTTTGGTTCTCACTTCTCAGCAACTTACAATGAAACAAGCCTGAGTGAATCAACTCATAGCcacagcaaagaagaagacgCAATGGAGAGCGGTGGAGAAACAAGTACTTCTCCCCAAGCATATCTTTCCACAAGCTACATTGACATACATATGGATGGGGCTGGAACAGAAAACCAGCCAACACAAGGCCATTCTCAAGACTTGGGCCCCATCATTACCAGTCATGGAGTTACCACAGAAGCTTCTTGTCAAAACGAAATGCCTCTCACTTCGGCGGGAAACAAACTGAGTGACACCATGGTGGAGTACGAGGGTCAACTATTGGGGATGTTGGCCATGCTGGAGAGCTGTATGGAAGAATCTGGGATGGACTTTGAGCCCCAAGGCTGGCCTACAGATGCAAGCCAAGAATATGTACACATCAGTAAGACTCCTCATCTTTATAGGGGTACAACACTGGTGCCCCTACAGCAAGGACAGCCAATGAAGATGGAGACCCAGCCAATGCAATTAGAATCCTGGGCTGGTCAACATGCGGGAGGAGAGGAAGCTCCCAGGGAAAGCAGAAATAAGGAAACACTGGGTTCAGCAACAAATGGAAGCCAGCAGAATCCTGTTCTAAGTTGTGACAACATGGGTGGCTTCTCAATGGAAACAGTGGAATCCAAAGACCAAGCGGGTCTTGATTCTGAGTTCAGGTTTCCAGGGCCATCAATGCCATTATATAGTACAGAAAATGATCACATGTACTGTGAGGAGACAAAGACAAGATATACCTTTATGTCTACTAATGAAGGTGCAAACGCAAAGTATGACATAACTAAAATTGAAACACACAACATTGAATTGCCAGCTGAAGAGACTCAGGAGCTCAAGATGGAAACCAGTGATCTGGGATTCTGCATGAATGAACTACGCGCACTAGGTTCTCATATGGAGGAGTGCATAGAGGAGGTAAAGCGGttagaaaaaaggagaaaggaaCTGCTGAAGGAGGTGCTGGAGTTGAGAGGGAATAAAGACGGAGAGGAGGCAGAGGGGAGCAATGAAGAGGAGACAGAAGAGCAAATTGATAGAAAAGTGGCAGAGCTGATGAGCGCACtgaagagggaggaagaggggagaagagaggagaggaagaaagagattCAACGCCTTAGGGAGGAGAGAGCCAAGGAGGAGAGGATGCTGTGGAAGGTAAATCTGGAGAGACAGGGCCTGCACGAGGAGCTTAGAAAGCTGAAGAGGAGACTGTTCGCCATGGCTAGGGACTGTGCTCACAACCAGGCCGCCATGAACACCCAGCACAGAGAGGTGGAGTTTCTAAAGAGAGAAGAG GAGAAGCTGCAGTCGCTGGTGCTCCAGCTGACAGAAGAGGCCTCCCAGCTCAGGGTGGCTCATCAACAACAGCTCTTAGACCTACAAGCAGAGCTTCATGCCCAGCACTCCAGTCACACCTCCAACACCCAGGACGAGCTGACCCAGTGCAGGAGGCACTCCTGTGGGGACATTCAGCAGTATCTGCAGGGTGGACTGAAAGCACTGGAGGACAG GTATGAACCCATTTTGCTCACATTGCTGAAGAGAAGGGAGGCAACAGCCACAGCACTGGTGAAAGCCAAAGAGCAGGCTAAAGAACTGAAGGCCCAACTGAGACCCCTAAAAGAGGAGATCCAAAAGCTGAATCTCCGGAGGGCTTGCTTGGAGGAGAAACTCAAACTAATTTGTCtacagaggagagaggatgtggggcagtacaag GAGACAGTGTACTGTCTGGAGGACAGAAGCAGAGAGCTGAAGACAGAGTTAAAGAtccagaaaagaaaaaccaacGAGATAGAGGATCTGAGAGACAGCCTAACCAAACAACTACTCATTTTCAG GGCTGCCATTAAGGACCAGAACTGTGACAATGAGAAAACATGA
- the rbbp4 gene encoding histone-binding protein RBBP4 isoform X3, with protein sequence MADKEAGAFDDAVEERVINEEYKIWKKNTPFLYDLVMTHALEWPSLTAQWLPDVSRPEGKDYSVHRLVLGTHTSDEQNHLVIASVQLPNDDAQFEASHYDSEKGEFGGFGSVSGKIEIEIKINHEGEVNRARYMPQNPCIIATKTPTSEVLVFDYTKHPSKPDASGECHPDLRLRGHQKEGYGLSWNPNLSGSLLSASDDHTICLWDISAVPKEGKIVEAKTIFTGHTAVVEDVSWHLLHESLFGSVADDQKLMIWDTRSNNTSKPSHAVDAHTAEVNCLSFNPYSEFILASGSADKTVALWDLRNLKLKLHSFESHKDEIFQVQWSPHNETILASSGTDRRLNVWDLSKIGEEQSPEDAEDGPPELLFIHGGHTAKISDFSWNPNEPWVICSVSEDNIMQVWQMPGQRNVVGTVSGYPFHQ encoded by the exons CAGGAGCATTTGACGATGCGGTGGAGGAGAGGGTGATAAATGAGGAATACAAGATCTGGAAGAAAAACACTCCATTCCTCTATGACCTGGTTATGACCCATGCTTTAGAGTGGCCCAGCCTCACTGCTCAGTGGCTGCCTGACGTCTCCAG GCCAGAGGGGAAGGATTACAGTGTGCACCGGCTGGTGTTGGGCACCCACACGTCTGATGAGCAAAATCACCTGGTCATTGCCAGCGTTCAGCTACCCAACGATGACGCCCAGTTTGAAGCCTCACATTATGACAGTGAAAAAGGAG AGTTTGGAGGCTTCGGCTCAGTAAGCGGCAAGATCGAGATAGAAATCAAGATCAACCATGAAGGAGAAGTGAACCGGGCCCGctacatgccccagaaccccTGCATCATCGCCACCAAGACCCCCACCTCAGAAGTGCTGGTGTTTGACTACACCAAGCACCCTTCCAAGCcag ATGCCTCTGGAGAGTGTCACCCTGATCTGCGTCTCAGAGGCCATCAGAAAGAAGGCTATGGTCTATCCTGGAATCCAAATCTGTCCGGCTCTCTCCTTAGTGCGTCAGATGACCAT ACAATCTGTTTGTGGGACATAAGTGCTGTGCCAAAGGAGGGGAAGATAGTAGAGGCAAAAACGATTTTCACTGGCCACACTGCTGTGGTGGAGGACGTCTCCTGGCACTTGCTTCACGAGTCTCTCTTTGGATCCGTAGCAGATGACCAGAAGCTAATGAT ttgGGACACTCGTTCGAACAACACCTCCAAACCCAGCCATGCAGTAGACGCCCACACAGCAGAGGTCAACTGTTTGTCATTCAACCCTTACAGCGAGTTCATCCTTGCCTCTGGCTCTGCAGACAAG ACTGTGGCTCTTTGGGACTTGAGGAACTTGAAACTGAAGCTGCATTCTTTCGAGTCGCACAAGGATGAGATCTTCCAG GTCCAGTGGTCCCCTCATAATGAGACCATACTGGCATCCAGTGGAACAGACCGTCGCCTCAACGTCTGGGACCTCAG taaaaTTGGAGAAGAGCAGTCACCAGAAGATGCAGAGGATGGCCCCCCTGAGCTACTG TTTATCCATGGAGGCCACACAGCCAAGATCTCAGACTTCTCCTGGAACCCCAACGAGCCCTGGGTCATCTGCTCGGTGTCTGAAGACAACATTATGCAAGTCTGGCAAATG CCAGGTCAGAGGAATGTGGTAGGGACAGTGAGTGGCTATCCCTTCCACCAATAG